The Aedes aegypti strain LVP_AGWG chromosome 3, AaegL5.0 Primary Assembly, whole genome shotgun sequence genome contains a region encoding:
- the LOC5567032 gene encoding uncharacterized protein LOC5567032 produces the protein MCSSLRALSTVSLVILLASTCSGTCNETESSPSTCDVHSREKRFLTYVVNGGVAKIVLGGVFPVYFHHKLKRSLNAAVNVQANYRIPADIIWPVPEDIFRQRVNNDFIDNSRSQLYRLLERMIDTWGRNGRTCLLRTICELAETPLSHNGMFGEILDVIFTPSDSDVIDKEYRMARKYGTHGVSCSGVFKECPNGHGLLDAISTVLTSKVMFN, from the exons ATGTGCTCCTCATTGCGTGCACTTTCAACCGTTTCTCTAGTTATTCTACTAGCTTCGACCTGTAGTGGCACCTGTAACGAAACGGAATCGTCACCTTCAACCTGTGACGTACATTCACGTGAAAAACGGTTTCTTACCTACGTCGTCAATGGAGGAGTGGCCAAAATAGTTCTCGGAGGAGTCTTTCCGGTGTATTTCCACCACAAGCTGAAGAGAAGTTTGAACGCGGCCGTGAACGTTCAGGCAAACTATCGAATCCCAGCGGACATAATCTGGCCTGTTCCGGAGGACATTTTCCGGCAACGCGTGAATAATGATTTTATTGACAACAGCAGATCGCAATTGTATCGACTGTTGGAGCGGATGATCGATACCTGGGGAAGAAATGGCCGGACTTGTTTGCTAAGAACGATTTGTGAATTGGCGGAGACGCCTCTGTCGCATAATGGGATGTTTGGTGAGATATTGGATGTCATATTCAC ACCAAGCGACTCCGATGTTATAGACAAGGAATACCGAATGGCACGGAAGTATGGAACCCATGGAGTGAGCTGTTCGGGAGTTTTCAAGGAATGCCCTAACGGTCACGGTCTTCTTGACGCGATCAGTACAGTTCTAACATCTAAGGTTATGTTTAATTGA
- the LOC5567054 gene encoding odorant receptor 83a: protein MDELSKDLSIIFFLMRFVALWPYDYNRHLPVWLQRYKTSLVLNVLYYLFWQFICLHIAIFHVITVLNSLDNFDDLFLVMVSTIIYCLMLLINVNFRLYYHKNLVLIEFLKYRFKQRSAAGLNFVKFESSRRYFIRLFKIWIVTCVLGTMHWAIFPILQREMVLPLQCWYPFEVHRSPYYELAYLGQVLGQLQVGLVYGMTGALLMMYIFIVCGQFDILCCSLSNVYYTALINRNGNRFKLSASQAVLEKALRNPNDLYIKEVFLEELSKAPRTTTKKLAPVAEKHQYLHYLQDELATALDECVDHHVLLIHFCRLLEEGFHPFVLLKLGQMLSLLCLLSYMATVTDLSVMKLMNIGEYFVLTMTELFLFCYLGETLKNQSLKVSGALLKSNWYKCGAQSRQRVIFLLMASQKPLKLTALKLYSLDFDTYRSVLTAAFSYYTILKKLQNGSRHTS from the exons ATGGATGAACTGAGCAAAGATTTGTCGATTATATTCTTCCTCATGAGATTTGTTGCCTTATGGCCGTACGACTACAACAGACATCTTCCTGTGTGGCTCCAGCGTTATAAAACTTCTCTAGTGCTTAACGTGCTCTACTACTTATTTTGGCAATTCATATGTCTGCACATTGCTATTTTCCACGTCATAACGGTGCTGAACAGTTTGGACAATTTTGACGATCTGTTCCTGGTGATGGTTAGCACCATTATCTATTGCCTGATGTTGCTGATAAATGTTAACTTTCGACTTTACTATCATAAAAATCTCGTACTGATTGAGTTCCTCAAGTATCGGTTTAAACAACGGTCAGCAGCTGGattaaattttgtgaaattcGAATCCTCGAGGCGTTACTTCATTCGGCTGTTCAAGATTTGGATTGTTACGTGTGTGCTCGGGACAATGCATTGGGCTATTTTCCCAATTCTTCAGCGTGAGATGGTGCTTCCCTTGCAGTGCTGGTACCCATTTGAAGTGCATCGATCTCCATATTACGAGTTGGCATATCTGGGACAAGTACTGGGCCAACTTCAAGTCGGGCTCGTTTACGGAATGACTGGAGCATTGCTGATGATGTACATTTTCATTGTATGCGGACAATTCGACATACTTTGCTGTAGTCTCAGTAACGTGTACTACACCGCCTTGATCAACAGGAATGGCAATCGGTTCAAACTGTCCGCTTCCCAGGCAGTATTGGAGAAAGCTTTGCGCAATCCGAACGATCTTTACATTAAGGAAGTGTTCCTGGAAGAGTTGTCCAAGGCACCAAGAACGACTACCAAAAAATTGGCTCCTGTTGCGGAAAAGCACCAATATTTGCATTACCTGCAAGATGAATTAGCAACGGCTCTTGATGAGTGCGTAGATCATCACGTCTTGCTGATACATTTCTGTCGATTGCTAGAAGAAGGCTTTCATCCGTTTGTACTATTGAAGCTTGGACAGATGTTGAGTTTACTTTGCTTGCTATCCTATATGGCCACAGTG aCTGATCTAAGTGTTATGAAATTGATGAACATTGGTGAATACTTCGTGTTGACGATGACAGAGCTATTCTTGTTCTGCTATTTGGGCGAAACCCTAAAAAACCAG AGTCTTAAAGTAAGTGGTGCATTGTTGAAGTCCAACTGGTACAAATGTGGAGCACAGTCTCGTCAACGTGTCATATTTCTTCTGATGGCTTCACAGAAACCGCTAAAGCTAACCGCTCTAAAACTGTATTCTTTAGATTTCGATACATACCGATCG GTTCTGACTGCAGCATTTTCATACTACACAATCCTCAAGAAGCTGCAAAACGGTAGTCGCCATACTAGTTAA